The Bubalus kerabau isolate K-KA32 ecotype Philippines breed swamp buffalo chromosome X, PCC_UOA_SB_1v2, whole genome shotgun sequence genome has a segment encoding these proteins:
- the LOC129639996 gene encoding histone H2A-Bbd type 2/3-like: MPRERGRRRSSGRRFRTAHAELSFSMRHMKRRLNSSAPIFLAAIMQHLTAKVLGLAGNKGQNSGQKHITPELVGTAVHHNALLNGSFGMTTISLLAPAWHQLLNPGSWVPGPGCPGPGRASP, translated from the coding sequence ATGCCCAGGGAAAGGGGCCGTCGAAGGTCATCTGGTCGCCGCTTCCGCACCGCCCATGCCGAGCTATCCTTCTCCATGAGACACATGAAGCGCCGCCTGAACTCGTCTGCACCCATCTTTCTAGCAGCCATTATGCAGCACCTAACTGCCAAGGTCCTGGGGCTGGCAGGCAACAAGGGCCAGAACAGCGGTCAGAAGCACATCACCCCAGAGCTCGTGGGCACGGCGGTCCACCACAACGCTCTGCTCAATGGCTCTTTTGGGATGACAACCATCTCCCTGCTGGCCCCAGCCTGGCACCAGCTGCTCAACCCTGGGTCCTGGGTTCCAGGCCCCGGGTGCCCGGGCCCTGGACGGGCCTCCCCCTAG
- the LOC129638764 gene encoding 40-kDa huntingtin-associated protein-like, whose protein sequence is MAASTAGLGGGPGPGPEPGDFLARYRQVSNKLKKRFLRKPNVAEAGEQFAQLGRELRAQECLPYAAWCQLAVARCQQALFHGPGEALALTEAARLFLRQERDARQRLACPAAAGEALQAAAAALGAAVRLHLELGQPAAAAALCLELAASLRDLGQPAAAAGHFQRAAQLQLPQLPLAALQALGHAASCQLLARDYSSALALFTRMQRLAREFGGPPPQPLTPPPPPPGPQPAAPAALAPPLPPGAGQPATAAPAALGAFADVLVRCEVSRVLLLLLLQPPPAKLLPEHAHTLEKYSWEAFDGHGQDSSGPLPEELFLLLQSLVMATHEKDTEAVKLLQVEMWPLLSAEQNHLLHLILQETVSPSGQGI, encoded by the coding sequence ATGGCGGCTTCCACGGCCGGCCTGGGCGGTGGCCCGGGCCCGGGCCCCGAGCCGGGGGACTTCCTGGCGCGCTACCGCCAGGTGTCCAACAAGCTCAAGAAGCGGTTCCTGCGGAAGCCGAACGTGGCGGAGGCCGGCGAGCAGTTCGCCCAGCTCGGCCGTGAGCTGCGCGCCCAGGAGTGCCTGCCGTACGCGGCCTGGTGCCAGCTGGCGGTGGCGCGCTGCCAACAGGCGCTCTTCCACGGGCCCGGCGAGGCACTGGCGCTGACCGAGGCCGCGCGCCTCTTTCTGCGGCAGGAGCGCGACGCGCGCCAGCGCCTGGCCTGCCCCGCCGCCGCCGGGGAGGCCCTacaggccgccgccgccgcgctggGCGCCGCCGTGCGCCTGCACCTGGAGCTCGGGCAGCCGGCTGCAGCCGCCGCGCTCTGCCTCGAGCTGGCGGCTTCCCTGCGCGACCTGGGCCAGCCGGCTGCCGCCGCCGGCCACTTCCAGCGCGCCGCGCAGCTGCAGCTGCCCCAGCTGCCCCTGGCCGCCTTGCAGGCGCTCGGCCATGCCGCGTCCTGCCAGCTGCTGGCGCGGGACTACAGCAGCGCGCTGGCACTCTTCACGCGCATGCAGCGCCTGGCGCGGGAGTTCGGCGGCCCCCCGCCGCAGCCCCTGACGCCGCCGCCCCCACCGCCCGGGCCGCAGCCCGCCGCCCCCGCGGCCCTCGCCCCGCCGCTCCCGCCCGGCGCTGGGCAGCCAGCCACCGCCGCCCCGGCCGCGCTGGGTGCCTTCGCCGACGTGCTGGTCCGCTGCGAGGTGTCccgcgtgctgctgctgctgctcctgcagcCCCCGCCGGCTAAGCTCCTGCCGGAGCACGCACACACCCTGGAGAAGTACTCCTGGGAGGCTTTCGACGGCCACGGGCAGGACAGCAGCGGCCCGCTGCCCGAGGAGCTCTTTCTGCTGCTACAGTCCTTGGTCATGGCCACACACGAGAAGGACACAGAGGCCGTCAAGTTGCTGCAGGTGGAGATGTGGCCCCTGCTGAGCGCCGAGCAGAACCACCTCCTGCACCTCATTCTGCAGGAAACCGTCTCCCCGTCAGGCCAGGGCATATGA